From the Desulfonispora thiosulfatigenes DSM 11270 genome, one window contains:
- a CDS encoding helix-turn-helix domain-containing protein, translating into MAAYSYEFKKKVVDAYLRGEGGYTFLAEKYGVKNRRQVLNWVHYYEELGDDGLKRSRKNEAYSFEFKLGVVESYLTSEVSYQELALSIGINNNALIARWVNDYRAAGPDALRDKKRGRRAKMNSSGKAVN; encoded by the coding sequence ATGGCTGCATACAGTTATGAGTTTAAAAAGAAAGTTGTAGATGCATATTTACGTGGCGAAGGAGGTTATACTTTTTTAGCAGAAAAATATGGAGTAAAAAACAGAAGACAAGTTCTCAATTGGGTACATTACTACGAAGAACTTGGTGATGATGGATTAAAACGTTCAAGAAAGAACGAAGCTTATTCTTTTGAATTTAAGCTTGGTGTGGTAGAGTCTTATTTAACAAGTGAGGTATCTTATCAGGAACTGGCTCTTTCGATAGGGATTAATAATAATGCTCTTATCGCTAGGTGGGTAAATGATTATAGAGCGGCTGGTCCTGATGCCTTAAGAGATAAGAAACGTGGGAGAAGGGCTAAAATGAATTCATCAGGTAAGGCTGTTAAT
- a CDS encoding NAD(P)/FAD-dependent oxidoreductase — protein sequence MKVLEPIKIGDLELKNRYVMVAMGPELGNFTERTNEYYIRRAKGGAAMIMTNVIATEEIDGSGPSSTLTEESFLGFKDLVDRAHEYDCKVCIQIMPGIGLGTKAKHREKPASVSDTPLYPGADINFHELTKEEIKFIQTEVSKTLLLAKKAGVDAVEIHAYGGYLTDKFMTEKWNKRTDEYGGSFENRMRFLNEIIDNTKKDLGNDYPLIVKFTPDHFLPVEEGYRGIDEGIKIAKMLEEKGIHCLHVDAGCHDNWYMAMPPVYQQEMAPQMISSRIIKDVVNVPIISNGRLGDISKAKAALENNWLDIVGVGREFLADPDFPNKIANNRADEICKCISCNEGCIKSVSEGRHIDCAVNPIAGYEGIKEIFKADSPKKVLIIGAGPGGCQAAISAKLSGHDVEIWEKQGHIGGNFYNACMPPFKRDGSYLLDYYKTMIDKLNIRIKFTKEATAEEVLKYNPDKVVNATGGSSIRPKSIPGIDKAHVTTATEVLQNKALVGDNIVIIGAGLVGCETGIVLAHKGKKVTIIEMADKILPEPVFIQNLMMLTQLLNHSNIKTSVSSKLIEIKDSSIIISKNGKEKEISCDSVVLAMGFSPNINIFESLKDKVDIVNIGDSIKARKVLDAVKEAHDVALNI from the coding sequence CTCGAACCTATTAAAATTGGTGATTTAGAATTAAAAAATAGATATGTAATGGTAGCTATGGGTCCCGAATTAGGAAACTTTACGGAGAGAACAAATGAATATTATATAAGAAGGGCTAAAGGTGGAGCGGCTATGATTATGACTAATGTTATAGCTACCGAAGAAATTGATGGATCTGGTCCTTCTTCTACTTTAACCGAAGAGAGCTTTTTAGGATTTAAAGATTTAGTAGATAGAGCACATGAATATGATTGTAAGGTATGCATTCAAATCATGCCTGGAATAGGACTAGGAACTAAGGCAAAACATAGGGAAAAACCAGCTTCTGTTTCTGATACTCCTTTATATCCAGGTGCAGACATAAATTTTCATGAACTGACAAAAGAAGAAATTAAATTTATTCAAACTGAAGTATCTAAGACTCTATTACTTGCCAAAAAGGCAGGAGTAGATGCTGTAGAAATTCATGCCTATGGTGGATACTTAACGGATAAATTCATGACGGAAAAATGGAATAAAAGGACAGATGAATATGGTGGAAGTTTTGAAAATAGAATGAGATTTTTAAATGAAATCATTGATAATACCAAAAAAGATTTAGGAAATGATTATCCACTGATAGTTAAATTTACGCCAGATCATTTCTTGCCTGTAGAAGAAGGGTATAGGGGAATAGATGAGGGAATTAAAATAGCTAAAATGCTGGAAGAAAAGGGTATTCATTGTCTTCATGTTGATGCTGGATGTCATGATAATTGGTATATGGCAATGCCTCCAGTATATCAGCAAGAAATGGCTCCTCAAATGATATCGTCTCGTATCATAAAGGATGTAGTTAATGTTCCTATAATTTCAAATGGCAGATTAGGTGATATATCAAAGGCAAAGGCAGCGTTAGAGAACAATTGGCTAGATATAGTAGGAGTAGGCAGAGAATTTTTAGCAGATCCAGACTTTCCTAATAAAATAGCTAATAATAGAGCTGATGAAATTTGTAAATGCATATCTTGTAATGAAGGGTGTATTAAAAGTGTAAGTGAAGGAAGACATATTGATTGTGCTGTAAATCCCATAGCAGGGTATGAAGGAATAAAAGAAATTTTTAAAGCAGACTCTCCAAAAAAGGTTTTAATAATAGGAGCTGGTCCTGGAGGATGCCAAGCTGCTATTTCTGCTAAGTTATCTGGACATGATGTGGAAATTTGGGAAAAGCAAGGGCATATAGGAGGAAACTTTTACAATGCTTGTATGCCACCGTTTAAAAGAGATGGATCTTATCTTTTAGATTATTATAAAACAATGATAGATAAATTAAATATCAGAATTAAGTTTACGAAAGAAGCTACAGCTGAGGAAGTATTAAAATACAATCCCGACAAAGTAGTAAACGCAACTGGTGGTAGCTCTATAAGGCCTAAGTCTATACCAGGAATAGATAAAGCTCATGTAACTACCGCTACAGAAGTGCTTCAAAACAAGGCTTTAGTAGGTGATAATATTGTCATAATCGGGGCAGGTCTTGTGGGATGTGAAACAGGGATAGTACTAGCTCATAAAGGTAAAAAGGTAACTATTATTGAAATGGCAGACAAAATATTACCAGAACCTGTATTTATTCAAAACTTAATGATGTTAACACAGTTATTGAATCATTCTAATATAAAGACCAGTGTTTCAAGTAAATTAATCGAAATCAAAGACAGTTCCATAATAATAAGCAAAAATGGAAAAGAAAAAGAAATATCCTGCGATAGTGTAGTACTAGCCATGGGTTTTTCACCAAACATTAATATATTTGAAAGTTTAAAAGATAAAGTAGATATTGTAAATATTGGAGATAGTATCAAAGCTAGAAAGGTTTTAGATGCAGTAAAAGAAGCGCATGATGTAGCTTTAAATATTTAG
- a CDS encoding SDR family oxidoreductase yields MRLEGKVVLLTGASSGMGKDMALLFAKEGAKVVAVARRKSKLDELSNEATGLPGEVVALEGDVTQDADIDHMVEYTMDKYKRIDVLVNNAGIIDNFTPLGELNDELWDKVLNVNLTAPMKLSRKVLSIMLNQEKGNIINISSLGGLYGSRAGTAYTASKFGLIGITKNIAYMYAEKGIRCNAICPGGVETEILSKLEPSKFGMERVMKGATNNIRSGTGKEIANIALFLASDESSFVNGDQIVADAGWTAY; encoded by the coding sequence ATGAGATTAGAGGGAAAGGTAGTTTTACTCACCGGAGCTAGTTCAGGAATGGGAAAAGATATGGCATTACTATTTGCAAAAGAAGGCGCAAAGGTAGTTGCTGTAGCAAGAAGAAAGAGTAAACTAGATGAGTTATCTAATGAAGCAACTGGCTTACCGGGGGAGGTAGTTGCACTAGAAGGTGACGTTACACAGGATGCGGATATCGATCATATGGTAGAATATACAATGGATAAGTACAAAAGAATAGATGTGCTTGTAAATAATGCAGGTATAATTGATAATTTTACCCCATTAGGTGAACTTAATGATGAACTTTGGGATAAGGTGTTAAATGTAAATCTTACAGCTCCGATGAAGCTTTCTAGAAAAGTACTATCTATAATGTTAAATCAAGAAAAAGGAAATATCATAAATATATCTTCTTTAGGTGGACTATATGGTAGCAGAGCTGGTACTGCCTATACAGCATCTAAATTTGGTCTTATTGGAATTACCAAAAATATAGCTTATATGTATGCAGAAAAAGGAATAAGATGTAATGCTATTTGTCCAGGTGGCGTAGAAACGGAAATTCTAAGCAAACTAGAGCCTAGTAAATTTGGCATGGAACGAGTAATGAAGGGTGCTACAAATAATATAAGATCTGGTACAGGAAAAGAAATAGCAAATATAGCTCTATTTTTAGCTTCTGATGAATCAAGCTTTGTAAATGGTGATCAAATAGTAGCAGATGCTGGCTGGACTGCATATTAA